The segment caaactaaccaAAGCTTGTACGATATACCAAAGacataagtatgtaaatccgtaaagacagataaagtctaagaaaaaaaaacgtacctcaaaaccatacagaaaaaaaaattaaaaatattttattaaccaagagaatttgtttaaaatacagtatgcaattaataaaaaaaaaaggtacggtggcctagatgacgttacaccttgggggacgctcggctagatggcactaatattaatgtttggcattctaacacatatcaagctaagaatatgggccaaattgtcaaaactgaggtttaaaaattttaagcctgATGGCAGTCTATGGCACTGTGATTACCTTACAcattctactttgacagtaactctctataatactcaatcctctttgtaCAGATACTTAGTccatttttactaggtagttgtAAACCTATAGACCTAGGAGTGTCACGGAACAATGTCTTCGTGCGGCAAATGGCCATTTTCCCGGTATGGCTCCTAACCTACAACCAGGCAAGGCATGTAGTTACCTCAACCGTAATGTCTCCAGCATTCCACATGATGACTCCAGTGCTGAACATCATGCTGACAAATGTAGCCGCTGTAGCCAGCAGGTGGGTTAGAGTTCGGTCGGTATTCTGAAATATGTTTAATTATCATTTCTCCCTTTTTTGTAACCTCCCCAAGGCCCGCCATTTTATCCAAGATTAAATTttgatataacctaaccacagaatcaaaattttgaaaaaaaccccgatcgcaacatagtagaccgattttcgtTCACTTCCCACCAACTTcccactaattcagctttcaaacaaaaaaaactaaatctaaatcggttcacccgtttgggagctacgaatgctacgatgccacacacacagacagaaagatacgtcaaacttataacaccccgtcgttttaaaatgaaaatgaaaacaatAAACGACTAAATAAGaagattaacccccttattcataaacgttcattaaagttatcaagccgatgaagttcgtttgtccttgtCTGAAGTATTGGTgcgatagaaagggacaaacaaagtttatcagcttgataactttagtgaacgtttatgaataaggcggTAAATGTACAAATGCTGTAACTAACCGACAATGTACACATTATAGACGTTAAGCGCGCACGCAACGGGCCGAGGGCGAGCGGCGCGGAGTCTAGCCGCCGCGAACACTCATGCCTGATGACGGGTCTCCATACGACTCAAAATATGTCGCCAGTTACGACATCTTAACGGGAGTACACTcgaggactttaattgttgagccaTAGAGGCCACAATAAATTTGTTATTTCATAGTTAATCTATTGTATccagtaaatataaaaacaagtggatcaacaatcaaaattaaagtccgtgaccgtacatcCGTATATTTAGGCACTCAGAccactcagttgcttttggtagctgtagttaccagctgtcacctttattttacttgataATAGAGTCCATTAAAAATTTTAGAGCAATTTGAAAGTACAAATTATtccaaatcaaatcaaattattcctttcttcccgtgggtgtcgtagaagtcgactgtgggatatcggttaatttgtggcgtaggcgaggcgcgaggctggcaacctgtcactgcaatgtcacaatttagatttctttcaaccccttcttgtcaagagtagcactgaaacatagtagttcatgtgctctgcctaccccttcatgggatacaggcgtgatgcGTGATTACAATTTGTTTGTATGCACTTATGTACCTACAACTTATTTGTTGACTTTTGTGAAGTTGTTGAGGACAGActatggtatgggcatgtgatgcgaagggatgaaagtcatgtgacgagaaaggcattgcgaatgagtgtggaaggaagtaacgggagaggaaaaccgaggaaaaggtggatggattgtgtgagagatgaagcgaaagcaagtgactgatgagatgacggatgatagggaggtatggaagcggaagacatgctgcgccgaccccaaatgaatgagataagggcaggcgaatgataaTGAGGACAGAGTATGGTTCCTACCTTAAACTGTGACATGAGGAGCACAAGCACCCCGAtattgacgatgatgtgtccgCTGAATACGTATCCGCAAGTTCGCTGCACTTGCTGTGCGCACCtgcaaatacaatacaattagaCGACTGATTTCGATTTCAAAATTCGTTCAAAATTTTGCATGTTATGTTATGATGCGACTTCGATTCGATatcgtttttcggtgaaggaaaacgtgaggaaaccggactaattccaataaggtctagtttacccttcgggttgcaaggtcagatggcagtctctttcgtaaaaactaaaaattagttgtcaaagcggactccggGCAATGAGCCGTgtcaaattccgggataacgcaaggaggatgatgaatgtgCGAGTGTGTGGAGAATGATGCGACTTTGATACGGCCCGGGTAACATTTCACTGAACATAGAAAATGCGGATTGTTTTTCGAAATGTACCATTTTGAAAAACAGTTTGGGACAGGGAACAGtttgggacgttttactaataTGACAGAGatataggtacgagtaggttGATCAATATGCATCTTTATTTATCTAGacactttataaaaaaaatatcagaagcGGGTTTAAACTAAGTACCTTTTTCGTAAGTATATTTTTCGACTTACCAAATAGTGGTAGAATGCAACTTAATCCCAAGCTTCAAGGCCCTCTCAAACTTCACCTTTTCTCCCCCTGACTGATCCTCTCCTCAAATACTCCGGCTATACTCCTGAATGACACCTGCAGGTTGCATGATGACGAGGCAAACATGGGGTTTTGTGACGGGACTTTTTGTGATCGGAATAATTTGAAACGTTTGAAATCCGCCAACAGGCGGGCGTGAACTGGATACagatggcaatggaccgactGGCGTGCAGGAATGGAGAGCAGATCTGTGTCCTAAAACAGGCGCTTTAAAGGCTGCTACAGATAGATAGATACCTGCAAAGTATATTTTTCGAGTCCTTACCAAATGGTTGTAGAATGCAACCTAATCCCAAGCTTCAAGGCCCTCTCAAACTTCACCTTTTCTCCCCTGACTGATCCTCTCCTCAAATATCCCGGCTATACTCCTGAAGTACACCTGCAGGTTGATGGCTGAGCGAGATGGTCACTGTCAGGACCAGGAGATAGACCGTGGGACATTTTGAAAATCATGATGACGAGGCAAACATGGAGTTTTGTGACGGGACTTTTTGTGATCGGAATAATTTGAAACGTTTGAAATCCGCCAACAGGCTGGCGTGAACTGAATACagatggcaatggaccgactGGCGTGCAGGAATGGAGAGCAAGGCTGTGTCGTAAAACGGACGCTTTAAAGGCTGCTATtggctgctatagatagatagatacctATGCAAAGTATATTTTTCGAGTCCTTACCAAATGGTTGTAGAATGCAACTTAATCCCAAGCTTCAGAGCCCTCTCAAATTTTTCCTCTTTCTCCCTCTGACTGATCGTCTCCTCAAATATCCCGGCTATACTCCTGAAGTACACCTGCAGGTTGGTGTACTGATGGCTGAGCGAGATGGTTACAGTCAGGACTAGGAGGTAGGCCATGGTGACGCGCAGCATCCAGAGCCACCAGGTGATGTAGATGATGACGCGGCCGACGCCGGCGAGGAGTGAGCGGTCGTGGACCTCGGGCCAGATTGTGATCATTGTTACGAAGTTTCCACCTGCAGCATTAACCTGTGTGAGTCACTCTAAACTCCCAACACAATGGGGAAAAAACCCTATGAATGTCGTGGCCTAACAAGATATCCAGTCGCTGCGAACGATACGCAACTCTTTCACTTTCGTATTAGTTAGTGCGATGCCGACTATTGCgtacaaaatttaatttaataatttgagATGGCTTTATATCATTAAtgataggtacttacatatacTTATTCTTTAATGATCTACCCATCCCATGAAGATTTTACGATACGGTGGCCTCATGGATACAGCAATCAAAACTCAATAAGTAAATAAGCATCATAACTACAACTTCTTCTTCGTCGTCTTTTCTGGGACTTTCTCCATTATTcttgtaataaatattttgaactaAAAGTCACTTTCATGctgggaaataaataaatacctagttGTGTATTTCCTTACCTGAGAATAATACCTGAGCTAATCCTTCTACACCGTAAAATACAAGCGCGTTAAAGCACAGCATCACAAGCGCAAAAGTATAGATTCTGGTGCGTTTCAGCATCAGTCTCTCCGTCGCCTCATCGTTGAAATCCTTCTTCAAATAAACCCCTAACGCAAACAATATTTCTGTCACAGTCTTCTTATGGTAGCTCAGAGTGAGTGTGAAAGAGTAGAGGACCATGTGCGAAAACGTCATAAGAACGCGGTCAGATTTCTGCTTCTCCGTCAAATTGTTTTGAGTGAAGAATGACCCAAACTCCGCTGCCATGAAGAGAATGAGCGCTACATTTACTACTTTCGATACATTTTTATACGTTTTCACGACTGTCTCTGCTATACCGTTATCGTCTACCCAGAAGTTCATGCTGCTGCAAATAAAGATAACTTTATCCAGCTTGTGGAAAAACTGtgtagttttatttcttttataacTTCGGAAATCCATTTCTTCTGACGGTAAGTCGTAAATTGCCGGTTTGGTTGGTATTTGCGTGATAATTAAACGTTCGTTTTAATTCTAGGGATTATTGCTTTAATTGCTCAATTGAATTAGAATTAGTGAGATTTCAGCGGCAAGGGTTATGATGACATAATAGTCATAATAACTGTAATAACTAATAATTGCTGTCAGGTGGTAGGTTCCACGATCGCAAGTGTACCTAATGATGATACCCGTCATCGGTGACTGGTCATTATTAAGGGGACTAATTGACGACGCAAAGTAAACGTTACTTAACCGGGTGGAAGAGGCAAATTGTGTATAATTGCGAAAGCTGATTGCCACTTTATAAAAGCAGGTACGTTTTAGGAAAAAACGTAATAAGTATAAGACTCAGAACTTGGTTGGAATGCCAAATTCAGCCCTTTCCCTTAAGCGAATattttttgtaggtacctacagtcaccGACAAAAACAAGTGATTATTGCTGTGCCTTGTCGCTTTTTAATAAATTGACAacctcgtatgacatttcaaacaagatgttaatgtcacaaggtacagaaatcgtcATTTACTTataccggtgactgtacctaatatTCACCTAGTTATTTATGATATccgttaaaaaaaaacgttttccaTTAGTGCCTacgtacatatttattatttcattagTCCCGTTACAGATAATATGCTACTTTTAAAACGTAttaaattaacataaaataattgaatttgTAGATAGTTCATATTGTGCATTATTTTAAGTTGTTACTAGTGCCAGAATTTGAACGACCCCAGTAGTTGAACGGTTGCGTTTTAAGACAATTTCTAATATATTACTGAAAACAGAGAGTAAGATGACTTtacaatctgaaaaaaaaaaaaaaacaacaattacGTGTGAAATGTTTTGGCAAAAAACTAGACTGGAAAAAAATGCTTGTTATTACCGTAACGTAAGATTCATATGATAATTCGATGAATCCAAGCCCTTTTATCAAAACTCGTTTCTGAAATCAAAATAAGTAAGCAGATTTAAAAATTTGCTATTATATCACTGAAATGAGCTAATGtataaacatgtttatttatcatatttatgtatgttaataaatggcatttatttatttattagtaaaaatatGTTATGCAAGTTGAACATGTTAAACTTGTaaatgtgtgtatgtctgtgtgtctgtcggtctgtcagtgtttgtgtctgtctatggcatcaatcgtagctcccgaacggatgaaccgattcagattgttttttttgtttgaaagctgaattagtctggagtgttcttagccatgtttttagTTACCTGTGCTTGCGCAATGGCGATGGTGACTAGTTTGCGCACGCGCACCGATGACTGTTTCGTGCAGTTGTGCCAGCCCGAATGGAACATGGCTGCTGGCAGGCGAGACGCCTGTGATAATATcaacaaaatgttattttctgaatttacattaCTTCAATACCTAGGCAATACTTTACCAGCTCTTATCgatcattattgttaaattttattgtatctatttactaatttattattttacgatCATCTTAAAAACGCTAATAaactatttacataattttGTCCTAATTGTCCTATGGCTAAGAGACTAAGAACATTTACTTTAGGACTTCATTTCTTAGGGTTCCTAAGAGGGCAAAATACCAAATGCACTGCAGTGTAAATTATGCACCTGTTTCTCTTTTCTGGTTGTCATCGTTCGTCAAATACCTAGTGTAAATATATCCAatacctaattatttatttctatttcttgtcgcatcatcatttttttttatatactacgtcggtggcaaacaagcatacggcccgcctgatgtaaagcggtcaccgtaacctatggacgcctgcaactcaaacagtgtcacatgcgcgttgccaccccattaaaaagttgtacattcccttttgctgtgttaagtacacagcaaaaaggagtgtacaagttctaaggagggttcgggttgcatCATACCTCAATGGTGACATCTCCAGCGTTCCACAAGAAGACGCCAGTGCCGACCAGGACCGACAACGCCATGAATACGATCGGCATCACTGCGAACAGCGTCCGCTCTGTAAACTACAGCAGAGAGAataggtaatagttatttgttatacatacaagggggcaagttatattttaacgccgagtgtggaattgaaaaacgagcaagtgaaaggattctttagttgaaccacgagcgaagcgagtggttcgagaatagaatcctgaacttgcgagtttttcaacacacgagaattaaaataaatttgcacccgagtgtaacacaaaacttttcccgggccctcactatagcgaggaaactacaacgcaaaaaatgcgtttatcactgcttccagtaagttccacaggtggtaaatcatctctattactagattcacctacttttatcaattttaaagcagttaatttgactttaaaggtcaaatcactttactcactagtggataaaatgcgtttttacccgctgctattaaaggacaaaacacgtgtttccgagctagtgaggggaaaataaaaataacgagACAAGTACTTATTAGTATACCTACATTTTCTTATATCAGATATAAGAAAATGTAGGTatactaataatacttagtataCCTACATTTTCTTATATCTGCAAAGTAAGAGCAAACGAACCATCATCTGGATCATGAGTAGAACAAGTACGCTGACATTGATGATGACTTGCCCGCTGAACGCCACGCCACCTGCTACTTGCGTTTGCCGTGTGCACCTGTATGACATATTCTTTATCATCTAGTCGCCGAGACGCCGAACTTTGCCAAAACTAATGCGATTTTGATATAAGTCAAAATGAAGATTTGAATTCCAAAGGAATATAACAGAGGTCTCTGAAAATTTTTGGTTTAACTAACTACAGAATGGAAAACCTAAAAACGTTAAATCTGTGGCATTCCAATTTGCAATACATGAACGTATGGTACTTAATAAATATGCCATACTCACCACAATGTCATAGAATGCATCTTAATCCCAACTTTAAAAGCATTTTCATATCTCCGCTCCTTCTCCTCCTGACTTCCGCTGCCTTCAAAAATATTCTCCAGATCTTCAAAATATTTGCACAGATTCTTAAACTGGTGAGCAATACCAATGGTGCTAGTAAGAATTATGAAATAGACTGAGATGACGCGGACCACGAAGATCCACCAGACGATGTAGTGGACTATACGAGCGGCTCCGGCGATAAGACTGCGGTCTTCTACGTCTGGCCAAACAGGGATTACGGTGGTGAAAGTCGCGTCTGGAAATGTGAaagtcaattttattttttaataagtacTCACTGTACTCACTGTTTTCAGCTGTACTCGAAAATCGGACGAATAAGAAATAtgcattttgaataaaaaaactaccgtgagacgctgacatattaaacatgtacaatagggtaactcacgtaaaatttattatttttactatttggtttatgtatatttattatgtaacttcttatgtaggtaagtaactAAGTAAAGTTTTAGGTATATTACcgcccacaatatctctgctttgcctaaaggttgac is part of the Leguminivora glycinivorella isolate SPB_JAAS2020 chromosome 3, LegGlyc_1.1, whole genome shotgun sequence genome and harbors:
- the LOC125242706 gene encoding uncharacterized protein LOC125242706, giving the protein MHSMTLWCTRQTQVAGGVAFSGQVIINVSVLVLLMIQMMFTERTLFAVMPIVFMALSVLVGTGVFLWNAGDVTIEASRLPAAMFHSGWHNCTKQSSVRVRKLVTIAIAQAQNTDRTLTHLLATAATFVSMMFSTGVIMWNAGDITVEAGNLPTAIFLSGWQNCTNMSSYRIRRLVLIAIAQSQKPVIIKCCGFMDSLINRIYRL
- the LOC125242705 gene encoding uncharacterized protein LOC125242705; this encodes MDFRSYKRNKTTQFFHKLDKVIFICSSMNFWVDDNGIAETVVKTYKNVSKVVNVALILFMAAEFGSFFTQNNLTEKQKSDRVLMTFSHMVLYSFTLTLSYHKKTVTEILFALGVYLKKDFNDEATERLMLKRTRIYTFALVMLCFNALVFYGVEGLAQVLFSGGNFVTMITIWPEVHDRSLLAGVGRVIIYITWWLWMLRVTMAYLLVLTVTISLSHQYTNLQVYFRSIAGIFEETISQREKEEKFERALKLGIKLHSTTIW